The sequence TCGCAATGTCGGCACCAACGACTGCCCTTTCGGAGAAACATCGAGTTCTACTTTGGTCTTGAGTTTCATGTGACAATCTCGACATTCACGAATAACTGTATGTTCCGCTACCTTAGCCCCCTCGATTTTAGTAATCGAATGACACGCAAAACAGTCACTTCCACAATCTCCCATTTTAGCGGGATCAGCACTGTGACATTTGATACAGGTCAACATCGGTTTATGACGTTGATCCGTATCGATGGTTTTCAGTAATGCGGGATGACAGGTCATGCAGTCTCCTGTGCATCCCCACAGCGGTAATAATAATATAAAGAGTAGTGCAATTGTTTTCATAAATGCGATTATATCCACTAATTGACTAATGAGTTACGGAGGCGATTCTCCATATCTGTTGCACTGATCGGGCGGGCATAAAAATAGCCCTGAATATTCAGACATCCATTTTCAACTAAAAACTCTTTTTGCTCCAGTGTTTCAACGCCCTCAGCGATGACACGCATCCCCATACTCTTTACTAATGCGATAATCGAGCGTACGATGGCAATGTCCTCATTATTATCAGGGAGACCACGGATGAAAGATTGATCTATTTTCAAAATATCCAGTGGGAGACGTTTAAGATAGGAGAGAGATGAATATCCTGTTCCAAAATCATCAATTGCCAGTGTAATCCCTAAATCATGGAGTTGTTTTAGAATACCAATCGCTTTTTCAGGATTTTTCATCATTTCACCTTCGGTCACCTCTAGCTCAATCCACTCTGCTCTACATCCGCTCTTTTCCAACATCCCTTGAAGTGTTTGCGCAAAATTTTCTTGCCATAATTGCTTCATTGCTAGATTTAAAGATAATACTCCTGGATTTAGCCCCTCGCTATACCACTGCGATATTTGTTTCATCGCCTCTTCCATCACAAACGTATCAATTGCCAAAACCAACCCTGTCTCTTCCGCTAAGGGGATAAAATTAGCAGGTGAAACGAGACCCATTTCAGGATGTTCCCATCGCACCAATGCTTCCATACCGATCAGTTGATCCGTTGATCCGTTCGTTTGTGCTTGATAATAAACAACAAACTCACGATTTGCAATCGCACGACGTAAACTCGATTCTAAAGAGACTCTCTCAAAAGCACGCTGAGTCAACTCTGTCGTATAGTACTGATAACTGTTGCGCCCTTCCTCTTTTGCCTTGTACATCGCCGAATCGGCATTTCGCAAAAGACTTTGGGGGTTATCTCCATCCAATGGGTAAAGACTGATACCGATACTGATTGTTACGTAAAGTTGATGTTCTTGAATATACATTGGTTCTTGCAGCGTTGAGAGGAGTTTTAATGCAATCGTATTCACTTTTTGGATATCATCAACATCTTCCACAATCAATGTAAACTCATCCCCTCCCAAACGGGCAATGGTATCGATATCACGTAGATGTTCTCGGAGACGATCCGCAACCTCTATCAAAACGGCATCTCCCATCGCATGACCCAGCGAATCATTGATCTCTTTAAAACGATCCAAATCGATGAAAAGCACTGCAAGCATTTTTTTCTGTCGTTTCGCTTTATTTATCGAATGTTCCAATCGATCTAAAAAAAGTGTCCGATTGGATAGATGTGTTAATTCATCATGGTGGGCTTTATAGTCTAACGTATGTTCAACTTTTTTCCGCTTATCGATTTCAAACGTGAGAGCTAACGCATTGGATATCGTGATTGTAAATTCTTTCTCCTCCGGTGCCCAGTGGCGTATCGAGCTGATATGTTCATGACAAATGACCCCTATCACCTTGCCATCGACCGTTATGGGCATATCCAACATAGAAAAAATCATAATGGGTTTGAGATATCCTTCTGAGAATTCAGCTGTTTGTGGATCATTCTGCGCATCATCCGCAGCAATAATCCCCCCTTTATCAATCGACTCGAAGTAGTGGGGATAATCACTTCGGTATAAAAACATACCGCTTTCATGGTGTCCGTTTGAAGCGGTGTAGAGATCATGACAGACCAGAGCCGAATTTTCACTGTTTAAAAGCCATAGACTCACACGCTCAATTTTTAGGGTGTGTGCTGAAATTTCCATAGCATTTCGAATAGCGATTTCAGGATTGCCATATTCAATTTTAGACCATTGAAAGAGCGCATTTTGGTACCGTTCACTTTGTTCAAACCGTTTACGTTCCAATACCTCAGATGCTTTAACCTGAAAAAGCATCGCTTCAAGTTCATTCACCTGTTTGTGTATCGAATCTATCATCAGGCTAAAGGCACGCCCCATCTGAGATAGTTCATCCTTACCGCTAAAAGGGGGAAGAGTTATATCGTAATTTTGTCGTGCCACTTGTGAAGCAGCCTCCGAGAGAAGAGTTAAACGTCCCGTCAAATTGCGAACAATCAACCATGCAATCAAAGCACCGCTGGAAATAGCTAAAACAAGGTACAAAAGTCCTTTATTTCGAAGCGACGCAATCTGAAGATCGATAGTATCGGCGGAGGAGATCATACGGACATATCCGACGGTTCTTTTTTCGATACGGATAGGAACGCACGTATCGATTACCCCATCATGCTCTTGTTGAATCCCATCTTTTTGAGTCGAAGTAAGCTCTTTTTGGATTTTCTGACTCCAGCTATCCATTGCCATACGATTAAAATAGGATGAGTCGTTGGAAGCGCGAATGATGAAATTATGATCCATAATAAAAACGGTTTCGATATCTGGCACCTCTTTCATCTGATTGACCAGTTCACTGAGCGCGACAATATCATTATTTAAAATCCCTAACGCCGAATTCGATGCGATGAGCTTACTTAACCCGCTAGATTTGACCAGCATCTCTTTGTGTATAAATTGATGTTCTCTATGGACAATATCGTAAATAAATATCCCCATTAATAGCGCATGTAAAGCGATTACCCCGACAAAAAGCTGCCATTTCAGTGAACTAAAAAGAGTTCTAAAGAGTTTCATTTCGGTAACCCTAATGTACGGTCATATTGTTTTAAAAATGCTTCAACCGGAATATAGGTTTTAGCCGATGCTTTTTCAAACCCATCGAATCCTGCATCCTTCAAAAGCTTTTTCCCCTCAGCAGATGTGTCTAATGCGCACAACAATGTCACAATTTTTTCGGAAAGATTGTGATCGATATTGGAGCGGATAACGAATCCGTTGTTAACAAGCGACGGAGTCTCCCAGATTAACTCCATCTCTTGGGCTTTTTGGGGATTCTCTTTTTGCCAAGTAATCCATGGTGTTGGCCACGTTGCCGCGGCAATGGTGTCTTTACTGTAGGCATTCATAATCGATGAGTATTGGGATCCGACATAACGTGGCATTGCATCTTTGTCCACATTGAGCCCTTTTTCGTATAAAAACATTTTCGGCATCAAGGTAGCAGCCAATGCGGTCGAAGCAGGAAAACTGATTGGTTTATGTCGAAGTTGTTCAACAGAATGGATATGATTCTCTTTGCGCGAAACAATCACACCTCTAAACACACTATCAGGTTTCATTTTGGCTACGATACGATATCCATGCTTTGTTGATTCTAGGGTTTGAAGAGGATTAGGAAGGGCAAGATCAAAATGTCCTGCATAGAGTTTTCGCTCATAATCACCATAATCGAGCGAAGTTTCCAACGTAAAATGGGCTAAGGGGATATTTTTTTCTAAATAACGGATAATAGGTTCATACGCCAAAAATGTTTTTTGTGTATTAAGGTAGGGATGAATACCTACAATTAGCTCATATTTTTGTGTCGGCATAGTTGTGGGTTTATATTCGTTTGCTTCATGATCTTCCAGCATACAGCCGGAAAAAATGAAAAACATTGGAAAAAGAAAAAAGATTAATTTTACAATACCGTATTTCATTTAGATATTGTATCAAATAAAAGAGTAATCACCCTACTTGAACGGTAATCTCATCTCCAACGGCATCAAATATCACTTTAGATCCTTCATCGACCTCTCCGCCGAGGATCAAGTCCGCTAAACGATCTTCAACGATCTCATAAAGTGCCCGTTTAAGAGGACGTGCGCCGTATACCGGATCGAATCCCGCGCTCGCGATATAGCGTTTCGCACTGTCAGTGAGGGTGAGGGTAATGTCACGCTCTTCCACTTTTGCCGCAATGTCTCTAAAGAAGAGATCGACAATACTGAGAATCTGCGCTTCACCCAGCGGATTAAAGACCACTACATCATCCAAACGGTTTAAAAATTCGGGTTTAAAGTGCTGTTTTAATGCACCAAGCACCATAGCTTGCAATCCCTCATCACCGTGATGCGCCATGATCTTATCACTTGCGATATTCGAGGTCAAAATGATGATGGTATTGGTAAAATCGACCACCACCCCTTTGTTATCAGTCAAACGTCCATCATCGAGCACTTGTAAGAGGACATTGAACACATCGGGGTGCGCTTTTTCGACCTCATCGAACAAGATAACGCTATAAGGCTTACGGCGCACCGCTTCGGTGAGTTGTCCCCCATCATCAAACCCGACGTACCCAGGAGGGGCACCGACGAGTCGTGATACGGCATGTTTCTCCATGTACTCCGACATATCGATACGGATCATGGACTCGCTACTGTCAAAGAGAAATTTAGCGAGTGTTTTCGCTGTCTGCGTTTTCCCGACTCCCGTAGGTCCAAGGAACAAGAATGATCCGATAGGACGGCTCTTATCGGAGAGTCCTGCTTTGTTTCGTTTAATCGCACGGGCTACGGCATGGGTCGCTTCTACTTGCCCAACAACATCACGGTTGAGTTCCTCTTCGATATGAAGGATTTTCTCTTTTTCGCCTTGGAGCATTTTGTTTACCGGAATTTTTGTCCAACGGCTCACGATTCCTGCGATAGAGGCTTCATCGACACTGTTTTTTAGCAGTGTCCCCTCTGCAACCATCCCTTTCCATTTCTCTTGGAGTGCTTTTTCTTCCTCGAAAAGTTTCGGGATTTGACCGTATTCAATCTCTGCCGCTTTGTTAAAATCGGCCGCTTGTTTCGCGCCTTCCGCTTCACGGCGTTTGGCTTCGATTTCGGCTTTGATTTTCGCTACCCGTTCAAACACCTCTTTTTCATGAGCGAACTGCGATTCTAAACTTCGTCGCTCTTCTCCCGCATCGGCTAACTCACGTGCAATCTCTTCGAGCCGTTTAGTATTCGCCACCGATGATTCCATTTTAAGAGCCTCTTTTTCGACTTCTAAATTAGTTAATGTACGCTTCACACTCGCCAATGCATTCGGTTCTGATTCGATTTGCATACGCAACTCTGCCGCCGCTTCGTCAATCAAATCGATTGCTTTATCCGGCAAAAATCGATCATTAATATAACGGTCAGAGAGTTTTGCCGCCGCTACTAATGCCGAATCGGCAATATTAATACTGTGATGCGCTTCGAGACGCTCTTTAAGTCCACGTAAAATTTGTAAAGTTTGATTAACACTCGGCTCATCCACATTGACTGGTTGAAAACGTCGTTGGAGTGCCGCATCTTTTTCGAAATACTTACGATACTCTTTGAGCGTCGTCGCCCCGATGGTGTGTAACTCTCCCCGAGCCAGTGCGGGTTTGAGGATATTCGCCGCATCCATCGACCCCTCTGATGCACCTGCCCCAACGATAGTATGAATCTCATCGATAAAGAGAATAATATTAGCCGATTTCTTTACCTCATCGATCACCGCCTTGAGACGATCTTCAAACTCACCGCGATATTTTGCACCCGCAATCAGTGCACTCATATCCAGTGTAATTACCCGCTTGTTTTGAAGACTTAAAGGCACTTCTTTGTTATAGATACGCTGTGCCAGCCCCTCGACCAATGCCGTTTTACCGACTCCCGGTTCACCGAGGAGGATTGGATTGTTTTTTGTTTTACGAATCAAAATCTGCATCATACGACCGATCTCTTCATCTCGACCAATTACCGGAGAGAGTTTCCCCTCTGCAGCTTCTTTGGTTAAATCAATCCCGTATTTAGCAAGTGATTCGAGATTTTCATCTGCTGTTTGACTTTCGATCTTTTGTCCTGCACGAGACGCTTCGAACGTTTTAGCCAATTCTCGCAAATCGACATATTTTCCTAAAATCGCTTTAAACGGATCATTTTGAAGATTCGCAATGATATAGGTATCAATCGCTAAAAAGCTGTCACCGCTTTTTGCCATCTCCCCAGAACTTACTTCGAGTGAATGGGCAAAATTACGGGAGAGTCGAATACTTTCCTTGGTTACCGATGAGACACTTGGAAGTTTAGAGGCTACACTTTTGACATCGAGTTCAATCGCTATTTTATCAATACTCATCTTGTTGAGCATTTGATTTAACGGGGAGTTGCTGTTGGCGAGCAATGCCCATAAAAAATGGATTGGTTCAACTTCGCTGTTTTTGTTGTGTAGTGCTAAAGAAATCGAGGATTCGATCATCTCGGTCATTTGGTGAGTAAGTTTTTCAAAAATATTAGATGCCATAAAATTCTCCTAGTTGAGTTATTCGAATTATAATACTTTGAGTCACTTGTTGTCAAGTCTTTTAAATAATTTTATTTAGAAGTTTGTCATCCTCGGGCTCACGTGCCCTATAGGGTATGACCCGGGGATCCATCCCAAAAGCTGGATTCCCGCCTTCGCGGGAATGACGGAAACTAAATTAAAAATACAGATATTAACCCAATCACCCCTCCAAACACACCGCCCCAAACCACAAGCCATCCCAAATGCTCTTTCATTAACGTATGCAGCATCTCTTTTATCATTATCGGAGTAAGCTCTGCCAGACGTGCTTCGACAATCCCTTCAATCGATTCACTCAAATGCGTTCCCCCTTGGTGCAGATGGGTATTGAGCGCATTCATAAACGATTCGCTCTGAGAAATCTCTATTGTGGAGGCTTTGATTTTTTCCAAAAACGGCTCTTTGAGTTTACCGATAATCGCTTCTCCGCCAAACATACCGAGCATACCTCCCAAACTTGACTCCATAACACTTTTTAGCAAGGCATTGTAGGCAGGGGTAAAATCGGTTTGCTCAATTATCGGGCTCAAATCGATGGTGCGTTCTTGAGAGAGTACAAAGTTTTCGATTTTTTCAGGGGTAAAAAACTGCTCCATAATCAATTTTTTCAGTGCTTCACGTATCGATTCGAACCGATCGATGATAATCCCCGAACCGTAAAGATAGGGAACTTTTTCGAAAAGCATATGGATTGCGAGCTGGTTGGTCACCGCCCCCGAGAGTGCAAACAATCCCGCACTTCGCAATGCCGTACCCATCATCCCTTCCACAGTATAAGATAGTCCGACTAAGCCTAATGAAACAAAATTTGTCATCCATCCTTTATCAAACATACAATCTCCTTGAGTTAATACCTGTATTATACAAAAAAGGTTAAAGTTACACCCAAAAAAGGAGCATTAGATGGTTTTACACTCTATGGAAACACTGCTTGCATCAGGTGAATCGTCCGCTATTCTCTCAGCGGTTTCAATAGCATTGGAGCGAAGCGATGAAGTTCCTATGTGGAAACAAAAAACACTCCCCTATGTCGAAGCGATTTTAAGTGTACTTATCCCCCTACGAGACCAAAATTTACTCTTTGATCCTGAGGGAAATCCTCACAATACCCTAACAACACCCCTCTTTTTACGCTGGTGCGATTTGATGAGTCTCAAAACACTTGCCTTTACCCTCGCTAAAAGCAATGAAGCTACTCAATTGGTGCGAACTAAAATTACCCAAACCGACTACACCCCAATAGAACTCGAAATACTCGGAAAATATCTCAGTAGTTACAGCGTTAATCTCGAAGATGAGTGGCAAGATTTTCCGATTACAAACTATAATCTCCATATCGGAATCACTGCATTAATCGAAAAAATTCTCACAGGAGGTCGCTAATGGAGCCGTTCGAAGCCAAACCTCTCAACATCACCACCTATCTCTCTCGCAACGAGATTGAAGAGCATTTAGCCAATGTTGACTATATCCTCATGGCTGCCCCATCGATGATGGCACCACCAGAGTTGCCACTCCATTTTAGTATCTTTTTAAACACTTCTAATCCTATCCCCGATGAGATTAAACCTCAAATTCTTGACAAATTTTGCTCACAACTTGGTATTTCCAAAACCCGTTATGTCCTCAGTGATCTCGTCCGTGTTGCCTTTGCCATTACGCCACAAGAGACCCCTATGCCCCGTCACCTCCTCGATGAAGCCGAAGCCAATACCATCCCATGGGTCACCATGCATATTATCGATTTTCTAGGGGATGCAGAAGGGTTTAAAGAGGCGAAAGACGGATTAAACGGGTGGAGTTATAGTTATAATTAGGTTAGGGAAATTTAAATCCCTATCTCTCTCATCGCTGCTTTTTGTAAAAAAGCTGAACGACTTAAATGCAACGGCTCGATATAGCTGTCGATTTTTTTCACCAAATTCTCAGGCATCGAGATATTGATTCGTAAACTTTTTTCATTAGTATGTGGTTCGGGTATACTATCTCCCTGAGTAAGAGAGACTTCTACAAAAGCCGAAAAAGCGCTCTGAGCTGACTCTATCGCCTCTATCGCACTCTCTCCATCACCCATCACCCCTTTAAAATCTTTATAATAGGCAAACCATCCATCACCATCTTCGAGACTCACTTTTTTGATAACAATCTCATAATCAAGATTCATATAATACTCTAGATTTTTCATTTGGTTTCTCCCAAAATTTCTAATACGTGTTTGACATAAATAGCTTTGATAGGCTTATGATACGGTATTACAATAGTTGTCGTATTCTCTTTACGAAAAACAAAGTGACTTCCACCGCTGTTGTGACAAACATATCCATAATCTTCCAAAAGTTTTTTAATATCCTCAAAAAGGATATTTTTTGGATTATTTTTCATGGCTTTGATTAGTTTGTCTTTTTTACTCATTATGCCACCTTTAATTACACAATCTTACACAATGAAATATTAAACAGATATTAGAAATCACAAACCCGTTACATCCT comes from Sulfuricurvum sp. and encodes:
- a CDS encoding AAA family ATPase translates to MASNIFEKLTHQMTEMIESSISLALHNKNSEVEPIHFLWALLANSNSPLNQMLNKMSIDKIAIELDVKSVASKLPSVSSVTKESIRLSRNFAHSLEVSSGEMAKSGDSFLAIDTYIIANLQNDPFKAILGKYVDLRELAKTFEASRAGQKIESQTADENLESLAKYGIDLTKEAAEGKLSPVIGRDEEIGRMMQILIRKTKNNPILLGEPGVGKTALVEGLAQRIYNKEVPLSLQNKRVITLDMSALIAGAKYRGEFEDRLKAVIDEVKKSANIILFIDEIHTIVGAGASEGSMDAANILKPALARGELHTIGATTLKEYRKYFEKDAALQRRFQPVNVDEPSVNQTLQILRGLKERLEAHHSINIADSALVAAAKLSDRYINDRFLPDKAIDLIDEAAAELRMQIESEPNALASVKRTLTNLEVEKEALKMESSVANTKRLEEIARELADAGEERRSLESQFAHEKEVFERVAKIKAEIEAKRREAEGAKQAADFNKAAEIEYGQIPKLFEEEKALQEKWKGMVAEGTLLKNSVDEASIAGIVSRWTKIPVNKMLQGEKEKILHIEEELNRDVVGQVEATHAVARAIKRNKAGLSDKSRPIGSFLFLGPTGVGKTQTAKTLAKFLFDSSESMIRIDMSEYMEKHAVSRLVGAPPGYVGFDDGGQLTEAVRRKPYSVILFDEVEKAHPDVFNVLLQVLDDGRLTDNKGVVVDFTNTIIILTSNIASDKIMAHHGDEGLQAMVLGALKQHFKPEFLNRLDDVVVFNPLGEAQILSIVDLFFRDIAAKVEERDITLTLTDSAKRYIASAGFDPVYGARPLKRALYEIVEDRLADLILGGEVDEGSKVIFDAVGDEITVQVG
- a CDS encoding EAL domain-containing protein, whose amino-acid sequence is MKLFRTLFSSLKWQLFVGVIALHALLMGIFIYDIVHREHQFIHKEMLVKSSGLSKLIASNSALGILNNDIVALSELVNQMKEVPDIETVFIMDHNFIIRASNDSSYFNRMAMDSWSQKIQKELTSTQKDGIQQEHDGVIDTCVPIRIEKRTVGYVRMISSADTIDLQIASLRNKGLLYLVLAISSGALIAWLIVRNLTGRLTLLSEAASQVARQNYDITLPPFSGKDELSQMGRAFSLMIDSIHKQVNELEAMLFQVKASEVLERKRFEQSERYQNALFQWSKIEYGNPEIAIRNAMEISAHTLKIERVSLWLLNSENSALVCHDLYTASNGHHESGMFLYRSDYPHYFESIDKGGIIAADDAQNDPQTAEFSEGYLKPIMIFSMLDMPITVDGKVIGVICHEHISSIRHWAPEEKEFTITISNALALTFEIDKRKKVEHTLDYKAHHDELTHLSNRTLFLDRLEHSINKAKRQKKMLAVLFIDLDRFKEINDSLGHAMGDAVLIEVADRLREHLRDIDTIARLGGDEFTLIVEDVDDIQKVNTIALKLLSTLQEPMYIQEHQLYVTISIGISLYPLDGDNPQSLLRNADSAMYKAKEEGRNSYQYYTTELTQRAFERVSLESSLRRAIANREFVVYYQAQTNGSTDQLIGMEALVRWEHPEMGLVSPANFIPLAEETGLVLAIDTFVMEEAMKQISQWYSEGLNPGVLSLNLAMKQLWQENFAQTLQGMLEKSGCRAEWIELEVTEGEMMKNPEKAIGILKQLHDLGITLAIDDFGTGYSSLSYLKRLPLDILKIDQSFIRGLPDNNEDIAIVRSIIALVKSMGMRVIAEGVETLEQKEFLVENGCLNIQGYFYARPISATDMENRLRNSLVN
- a CDS encoding type II toxin-antitoxin system HicB family antitoxin, which translates into the protein MKNLEYYMNLDYEIVIKKVSLEDGDGWFAYYKDFKGVMGDGESAIEAIESAQSAFSAFVEVSLTQGDSIPEPHTNEKSLRINISMPENLVKKIDSYIEPLHLSRSAFLQKAAMREIGI
- a CDS encoding phosphate/phosphite/phosphonate ABC transporter substrate-binding protein, translated to MKYGIVKLIFFLFPMFFIFSGCMLEDHEANEYKPTTMPTQKYELIVGIHPYLNTQKTFLAYEPIIRYLEKNIPLAHFTLETSLDYGDYERKLYAGHFDLALPNPLQTLESTKHGYRIVAKMKPDSVFRGVIVSRKENHIHSVEQLRHKPISFPASTALAATLMPKMFLYEKGLNVDKDAMPRYVGSQYSSIMNAYSKDTIAAATWPTPWITWQKENPQKAQEMELIWETPSLVNNGFVIRSNIDHNLSEKIVTLLCALDTSAEGKKLLKDAGFDGFEKASAKTYIPVEAFLKQYDRTLGLPK
- a CDS encoding type II toxin-antitoxin system HicA family toxin; amino-acid sequence: MSKKDKLIKAMKNNPKNILFEDIKKLLEDYGYVCHNSGGSHFVFRKENTTTIVIPYHKPIKAIYVKHVLEILGETK
- a CDS encoding DUF445 domain-containing protein; its protein translation is MFDKGWMTNFVSLGLVGLSYTVEGMMGTALRSAGLFALSGAVTNQLAIHMLFEKVPYLYGSGIIIDRFESIREALKKLIMEQFFTPEKIENFVLSQERTIDLSPIIEQTDFTPAYNALLKSVMESSLGGMLGMFGGEAIIGKLKEPFLEKIKASTIEISQSESFMNALNTHLHQGGTHLSESIEGIVEARLAELTPIMIKEMLHTLMKEHLGWLVVWGGVFGGVIGLISVFLI